The DNA segment TTAATTAGTTAGGCGAACCTTTATAGAAGTTAATGCGTTAGAAACCTATGGTTAGATTAAACATTACTAAGATTGCTGTAATTCAGCGAAATTACGTGTATCATTAACTCAGCACGTGTAAATGTAGCTTCATTATGGTATTTGATTGATAATGAAACCAAAGTCACAGAATGCTTTTATATCGAAATGAAATTATTGGAATATCTAAGTATTTGCTGCTGAGCGGATTTGTGGCTTTGCTTTTACTTAGTTGTTCTCAAAACTCGGAGCCCCCTGCCGAGAGTGAATCACTTACTGTTTCTGTGAGTGAGCCTGTCCAAAAAGATTTTGCTGAAATCAAAAGTAATGGAGTATTACGAATGATTACCAGCTACAGCTCAGGGTCCTACTTTTTATATAAAGGAATTCAGGTTGGGTTCGAATATGAGCTTCTAAAAGCCTTCACTAAACAAAACGACCTTGCACTTGAGGTAGTCATTACGGGGCCTGATGAAAGCCCTTACGACCTTCTGAACAGTGGGCGGGGCGATATCATAGCCGCAAATTATACCATAACACCTGAACGAAGACAGCTGGTTGAGTTTACAAGGCCCTATAATATGGTAGATCAGGTTATTGTGGTTTCAGAAGAACTTGGTTTTAAGCCTGAAAGCATATCAGATATGGAAGGCATCCAGATTAGCGTTCGCCGGAACAGTTCTTATTACGTTCGATTAAAAGAATTGAGAGATGAAGGATTTCCGATAGCCATCAATATCATCCCTGAAGACATGGATACTGAAACCGTACTGTTTCAGGTTGCTGATGGAACCTATGATGCCACAATAGCAGATGACAATATTTACGATGCGGCTAGTAAGTATATGACTGGACTGGTAGAAGGTCCGCTTATTGCTGAAAGTGATACAATTGCCTGGGCCGTCCGAAAAAATGCACCGGATCTGGAGCACAAACTAAATCAATTTCTATACAAGCATTTTCGTTTTAATGAAGATGGTGTGCCAAAGCGATCCGCTTTTCTGAATGTCCTTAGGAAAAAATATTTTGAGTCAGGCAACCAGATAGCAGACTACTTCAGTCCAAATTATCAGGGAGAACAATATGGGACCATTTCTCCTTATGATGATATGATCAGAGAGGCTGCAGAGGAAAAAGGCTTAGATTGGGTAATGCTCACCGCTGTGGCTGCGCAGGAATCAAAATTCAACCCAACATCAGTAAGCTGGGCCGGAGCAGTGGGAATCATGCAGGTATTGCCACGATTTTCTGAAATTTCTTCTGATTCACTTTATATACCTGAAGTCAATATCAGAGAAGGAGCAAAAATTTTGGAATCCCATCTGAAGCACTACTCATACTTGGACTCTACCAATCAATGGTCATTTGCACTTGCAGCATATAATGCCGGATCGGGACATGTCGCGGACGCCAGAAGGCTGGCTATCGACCACAACCATAACCCTAATGAATGGGAGTATGTGTCAGAAGCTTTATTGAAGCTAATGCAGAGAAAGTACTATCAAAATGCCCGTTATGGGTTTTGCAGAGGGATAGAAACGGTCAGATATGTTAATGAGATAATGAACCGATACAATACCTATCAAACAATTCTGGCTTACAATTCAGATAAGACACGACCCAGCTCAGGGGTATTAGGCTTTAAGACGCTTAATTGACTTTTAGAACCAGTATTGTGATATCATCGTACTGAACGCCTTGTGAAAATTCAGTGATATCGGTAATGACAGCATCCATAATTTCCTTGGAGGATTTATCCAGATTTGCCTTCAGGCAGGAAATGAGCCGCTCTTCTTCATACTCTTCTGTTTGATCAGGATTCATTGCTTCAGTGACTCCATCTGTATAAAACACGAGTACATCTCCGGATTCCATCTCTACTGTGGCTGAATCATAGGGTGCGAAAGTGGGCATAGCACCTAAAATCACACCACCGGCATCCAGTTCCTGAGGTTCTTCAACACCATCTCTGAACAAGAGCGGATTATTGTGACCGGCATTTACATAATTAAAGTGCTTTCCATCAGCAGAAATTTTACCCCAAAAGAAGGTGATGAATTTATCTGGCGGCGTATTTACGTGGATAATGTCATTTATACTGCCAGTTGCTTCTGAGAGAGAAATGTCGATCGGAGCCAGGGCATGCAACATAGATTGGAGGTTGGCCATTAATAATGATGCAGGCACGCCTTTTCCTGTAACATCCGCGATTGCTAATATATGGCCTTCGTCAGGGGTTTGTAGAATATCAAAATAATCTCCACCCACTTGCCGGGAAGATATATTGGTTGCCTCAAGATCAAAGCCATTGATTTTGGGAATGGGTGATGGTAACAAGCCTTCCTGAATCGTTTTGGCAAGGCTGAGTTCTTCTTCCATTCGCTGCTTTTCAATACGTTCTTCCAGTAGCAGCGTTTTTTGAATAGTGAGCAGCGCAAGATTTCCTAAAGACTGAAGAAAGTTAACCTGCTCTTTTCCATAGGCATCATTATTTGCAGGAGCTCCCACTCCAACAACCCCAATCCGTTCATTTTGAAAACGAAGTGCGATGACAAGTCGAATTTCATTTTTCTCAAGAAAGGGACAATCATGATCGTCATCACAATAGTAAACATCCTCAAGTTCAAAAAGTGTATTCAGTTCCTTTATTGATGGTTGTTCCTTGAGTCCGCTGCTGGCAATAATTGATTTTTCGTCATCAACATCTAATACAAAAAAGAAGGTTCTGATGAGCATTTGACCGAGCATCGCAAATTTGAAGGTCCGGGCAATTTCATCCCGATCAACCATCATGTTGAAGTCTTTACTCAGTTCCAACAAGGTGTGAAGATCATGGACTTTGCGATCTAGCTTTCTGTTTATAAGCCGTAGTTCCTGGAACATCCGTGAATTAGCAATAGCTACCGACGAAATTATAGCCAGGCTTTCGATAAATTCGAGTTCACTACTGGAAAGTGCTTTTTTATTGCCTTTTGGTCCCAGGCATAAGAAACCGAGGTGGTGATTTGTTGTCCGCAGATTAAAAAAGATGCTTCCCTCAGGTAGCCCAAGTTTATCCGATAGTGCAGGGTGGTCTTCTGAATAGAGCACCGAGTTTTCTAAAGCTGCTTTATCGAACTCGAGCTTTATAGTATCATTCTCATTCAGCTCATTTCGCCCTTTTACACGGCTGACCAAGTACTCGTCATCAAGACCTTTATTAATCAATATCAAACCCTTGGGAACCAATAGTTTCCCCATGGTGATGAGAAGCAGGTTGTTCAGAACAAAATCAGGTTCTTGCGATTCGATGAGCATCCGGCTGGTTTCAAGCAGTGTTCTAAGCTCAAATCGGCTTTGGCGTTCTTCAGTATTAGATAAGGAAAGAGAGGCTTTTTTTTCCACGATGCGTCAAAGTTTTTTGACCATTCGAATCTCGTTGGTTTCACCAGTGCGGTTGTATTGGACTTGATCCATAAGTTTCTTGATGAGATAAACCCCCATTCCTCCGCGTTTCTTTTCTTTAATTCGCTGCATAAGATCGGGTTCACTATAAGTGCTTGGATCAAAACTTTTGCCCTCATCCATTAGTGATATCCACAATTTATTGGCATCAGATCCAATTTCAATACTAACTTTCTCGGTCGGGGAGTTTTTATAGGCGTGTTTGATGATGTTCGTATATGCTTCATCAACAGCCAGGCGAATTTCAGAAATATCTTTTTGGCTGAGCCCGATGTTTTCAGCATGGGCCGCAACAAAATCCCGCACCTTCGCCAAGTGCTCTGTAGAAGCTTCAACAGAAAGGGTTTGTATTTGATTAGTTCCTGCCACTCTCTTGATTATTTAGTTATCAAAGCTTTGAAGGGCTTCTCTTTCGTCCTCGAGGATATCATATAACGTTGGGAACCCCAGCAAATCAAACACGTTGTAAACACGGTCATTCATGTTGGTCAATTTGATGTCGCCGCCTAAACTACGAACGTCTTCGATATAAGCCATGAAAACTCCTAGCCCCGCACTGGCTATATAGTCCAGCCCGGCACAGTTTACAATAATGGCATAACTTTCCTCATCGATAAGCGACTTAAGCGCGTTCTCTAAATGTGAAGCCGTGTGTGCGTCAAGTTCCCCACTGATATCCAGTATACTTACGTTTTCATTTTGCCTGGTAGCGATACTGAAATTTTTCATTCCGCCTGAATTAAAGTTTCTGAATAATGTTGAAGTTGCATAATAACGTAAACCGGAGAATTAGGAAAGTTTTTTGGAGTGGAAGGTTACGAATCATGAATAAAAAAGATGCAAAAAAATAGGCCATCACATTTTTCATATGTGATGGCCTGACTATTCATCAAGAGAGACGCTACTTGAGCGCACCTACAATTAAGCAAATGCTTGGGAGAGATACAACTATAAATTATTTTTACAGTAAACTATCTCTTAGCTTCCGGAGCGTTCAACCTTAGAAACCCAATATCCTGTGTTGAGCTCGGCTCCTAATTCTGCACCAAATTCTTCAGCGTCAGTTTTATCTGCGAAGAAGCCAACTCTTAATCTGTACCAAACGTCACCGGTTTCTTCGTTTCCAATTTTAACCGTATATACATGTGGATATTCACGATCACTTAACTTGGCCTTGTAATTATTGGCTGCATCCTCTGAACGAAAAGCTCCAACTTGAGCGATATAAGTTCCATCTTCAGCAAAATTTGGGCCTTGCTCTTCTTCCTCAACTTCTTGCTGCATTTGAGCTCGGGCTATACTGTCTTCACGTGCCTGCATCATTTCTGCAATACGTTGCTCTTCAACCTGTCTGAGCGAGTCAAGTCGAGCCTTTTCAGCCGCTCTTCGTTCTTCTTCACTAGGCCCGCAAGCCTGGAAGCTTAACATTACCATGGCCAACAAAATGGTGTAGATGCTGAGTTTTTTCATAAGAATAGTAGTTAGTTAATTATAAGATATACGTGTAATCCCGAGACGAATTAAACTTACGTCATCCCGTACTGTTTCACAAATATTGACGCATCAAAACTTTCAGAAGTAATAGAATAGTACGTATCTTATGTAGACTGAATCTAAATGAACATAATTTGGTTCAGCTACTACCATGGAAAACCCTCTTTTAAACATATCCGGATTAACAAAGTCTTTTGACCAAAGCGGCCCTGTAGTAAACAGTGTCAGCTTTGAAGTCGGGAAGAATGAAATCTTTGCACTGCTGGGACCTAGTGGTTGTGGTAAAACTACCACACTGCGCTTAATTGCTGGTTTTGAACAATGCGAAGCAGGAGAAGTCTATATTGAAGAAGAACTGGTTGAGAGTACCCATAAGCGGCTTTCACCACAGAAGAGAGAGATTGGTTTTGTATTTCAGGACTATGCGCTTTTTCCACATATGAATGCCCTTGAGAATGTGGCTTTTGGTTTGCATGAAGTTGAACGCAGAAAACGGCCTGTTTTAGCGGAAGAAGTGCTTTGCCGGACAGGAATGGAGAAGTATAAGGATCGCATGCCGGATGAACTTTCGGGTGGACAGCAGCAGCGTGTTGCTCTTGCGCGTGCTATTGCACCAAAGCCTCGATTAGTTTTGATGGATGAACCTTTTTCAGGACTGGATGCCATGCTGAGGGACACAACTAGAAAAGAAGTTCGCGCCATCCTAAAGAAATCCGGAATGAGCGCAATCTTGGTAACACACGATCAGGAAGAAGCACTTTCATTTGCCGACCGAATTGCGGTTATGAATAACGGGCAAATAGAGCAGATCGGGACTCCTGAAGAAGTATATTATCATCCAAAAACACAGTTTGTAGCACAATTTTTAGGAAGAACGAATCTTTTCAGAGCACACGCCGATGGCTCAGATAATGTAGAAACACGACTAGGTCCAGTAAAGATCAACAAAGAAGCCGAGGGTTTGATACTTTGTTCTATCCGGCCAGAACACCTTACGATTGAGCGATGTAAAGCCAATGGCAGCGAAAGTGGAATAATTACCGGAAGAGAATTTCGGGGACACGATATTACCTATCACGTGTTATTTAAAGGTGACAAATACATCGTTCATACAGACAATCGGCTACTTTTTGATGTGGATGAACACGTTATTGTGAAACCTCTGGAGCCTGCAGTGGTATTAGAACAGAAAGCCTGATAATCTTAATCAAAATTCTGAGCAAATGTCATTTTTTGGATTCTTAGTTTTACTTCTAATTGCCGCAATTTGCGGTGGAATCGGCCAAAGTATAAGCGGCTATAGTTTTGGAGGCTGTTTAATCTCGGCCGGTGTTGGGTTTGTGGGAGCCATTATTGGTAAATGGATCGCCGCTGAACTAGGACTTCCCGAACTTTGGACTATAGATATTGACGGGAGTCCTTTTCCTGTTATATGGTCAATAATTGGTGCCGCATTATTTACAGCAATTCTTGGTGCCTTAATGAGAGGCAAAACAAAGCTTAACTAAAGGAACTTAATTTAGTCACCCACTCACTCACTTTATCAATGAACAATATAGCTGCGGTTATTTTTGATATGGATGGCGTGATTGTGCATAGCAATCCCATTCATAAAACAACAATTA comes from the Balneola sp. genome and includes:
- a CDS encoding lytic transglycosylase F — encoded protein: MLLYRNEIIGISKYLLLSGFVALLLLSCSQNSEPPAESESLTVSVSEPVQKDFAEIKSNGVLRMITSYSSGSYFLYKGIQVGFEYELLKAFTKQNDLALEVVITGPDESPYDLLNSGRGDIIAANYTITPERRQLVEFTRPYNMVDQVIVVSEELGFKPESISDMEGIQISVRRNSSYYVRLKELRDEGFPIAINIIPEDMDTETVLFQVADGTYDATIADDNIYDAASKYMTGLVEGPLIAESDTIAWAVRKNAPDLEHKLNQFLYKHFRFNEDGVPKRSAFLNVLRKKYFESGNQIADYFSPNYQGEQYGTISPYDDMIREAAEEKGLDWVMLTAVAAQESKFNPTSVSWAGAVGIMQVLPRFSEISSDSLYIPEVNIREGAKILESHLKHYSYLDSTNQWSFALAAYNAGSGHVADARRLAIDHNHNPNEWEYVSEALLKLMQRKYYQNARYGFCRGIETVRYVNEIMNRYNTYQTILAYNSDKTRPSSGVLGFKTLN
- a CDS encoding ATP-binding protein; translated protein: MAGTNQIQTLSVEASTEHLAKVRDFVAAHAENIGLSQKDISEIRLAVDEAYTNIIKHAYKNSPTEKVSIEIGSDANKLWISLMDEGKSFDPSTYSEPDLMQRIKEKKRGGMGVYLIKKLMDQVQYNRTGETNEIRMVKKL
- a CDS encoding anti-anti-sigma factor, producing the protein MKNFSIATRQNENVSILDISGELDAHTASHLENALKSLIDEESYAIIVNCAGLDYIASAGLGVFMAYIEDVRSLGGDIKLTNMNDRVYNVFDLLGFPTLYDILEDEREALQSFDN
- a CDS encoding SPOR domain-containing protein — protein: MKKLSIYTILLAMVMLSFQACGPSEEERRAAEKARLDSLRQVEEQRIAEMMQAREDSIARAQMQQEVEEEEQGPNFAEDGTYIAQVGAFRSEDAANNYKAKLSDREYPHVYTVKIGNEETGDVWYRLRVGFFADKTDAEEFGAELGAELNTGYWVSKVERSGS
- a CDS encoding iron ABC transporter ATP-binding protein, whose amino-acid sequence is MENPLLNISGLTKSFDQSGPVVNSVSFEVGKNEIFALLGPSGCGKTTTLRLIAGFEQCEAGEVYIEEELVESTHKRLSPQKREIGFVFQDYALFPHMNALENVAFGLHEVERRKRPVLAEEVLCRTGMEKYKDRMPDELSGGQQQRVALARAIAPKPRLVLMDEPFSGLDAMLRDTTRKEVRAILKKSGMSAILVTHDQEEALSFADRIAVMNNGQIEQIGTPEEVYYHPKTQFVAQFLGRTNLFRAHADGSDNVETRLGPVKINKEAEGLILCSIRPEHLTIERCKANGSESGIITGREFRGHDITYHVLFKGDKYIVHTDNRLLFDVDEHVIVKPLEPAVVLEQKA